The Deltaproteobacteria bacterium genome includes a region encoding these proteins:
- a CDS encoding PAC2 family protein, producing MNKEAIKIDFLPRLKDPLFIAGFEGWGNALDISRGMVDYLIQKLEARLFGKINPDLFYRFDENRPLVEIKNGFLEELQPPESSFHVAKGSGRDIVILKAVEPSLHWFQYVETILSLCSKLGIRILVSLGSMYDNVLHTDKVVSAIASSNDLLASLEKINVKPINYRGPSAIHSTIHSMAQKQGFDCVSLWCHCPYYLQGTTHFGLLSHLGGLLSSWGGFSLDTDELEATWQELSRQIQGLIEKNPELQGMLEELRKAKGRGTLSGTQKGKKVIRLEDFIKPK from the coding sequence ATGAACAAAGAAGCCATCAAAATCGATTTTTTACCCCGGCTCAAGGATCCACTTTTCATCGCAGGTTTCGAGGGCTGGGGAAATGCACTGGATATCTCCCGTGGCATGGTGGATTACCTTATTCAGAAATTGGAAGCGCGATTGTTCGGTAAGATCAATCCCGATTTGTTTTATCGATTCGATGAAAACCGTCCTCTAGTCGAGATCAAAAACGGATTCCTTGAAGAGCTCCAACCACCGGAAAGTTCATTCCACGTCGCCAAGGGAAGCGGTAGAGACATAGTTATCCTCAAGGCGGTGGAACCAAGTCTTCACTGGTTTCAATATGTTGAAACCATCCTTTCTCTGTGCTCCAAGCTTGGAATCCGGATCCTGGTCAGTCTTGGAAGCATGTACGACAACGTTCTCCACACCGACAAAGTGGTTTCTGCCATTGCCTCAAGCAATGACCTTTTGGCCTCGCTCGAGAAAATAAATGTCAAACCCATCAATTACCGAGGTCCAAGCGCCATCCATTCAACCATCCACTCTATGGCACAGAAACAGGGCTTTGACTGTGTCAGCCTCTGGTGCCACTGTCCCTATTACCTGCAGGGAACGACTCACTTCGGGCTCCTTTCCCATCTTGGTGGGCTCCTGTCTTCCTGGGGAGGTTTTTCCTTGGATACCGATGAGTTGGAGGCCACATGGCAGGAACTGAGCCGTCAGATACAGGGACTCATTGAAAAAAACCCGGAATTGCAGGGGATGCTCGAAGAGCTGCGAAAAGCCAAAGGAAGAGGGACATTGAGTGGAACCCAGAAGGGGAAAAAGGTGATCCGCCTGGAGGATTTCATCAAACCCAAGTGA